The genomic region CGATGCAGTACTGCGCGGCTCCCAGGCTGGAGGCCGCCTGGCGGATGCGGTTCTCGTGCACGAAGGCCTGCGCGATCGTGAGTCCCTGACCCTCGCCCCCCAGGATCGCGGCGTCCGGGACCCGCACGGCGTCGAGGCGCACGTTGGCGTGGTCGGTCGGCATGTTGAAGGTCCAGTCGTAGCTCGTGATCTCGAGCCCGGGCGTGGTCATCGGCACGACGAACGCCGTGATCCCGAGGGCATCACCGTCGGAGCCGCTCGTGCGGGCGAAGACGACGTCGTGCGTGGCGCGGTTGACGCCCGAGTTCCACCGCTTGGCGCCGTCGATGACCCAGTCGTCACCATCGCGGACGGCCCGGGTCTCCATCCACGTCGCGTCACTGCCGTGGTCGGGCTCGGTCAGCGCGAAGCCCACGAACGCCCCTCCGCTGATCATCGGCTCGAGCAGCTCGGCGACCTGGTCCGGGGTGCCGAACCGGTGCACGATGTGCGCGAACGGCAGGTTCGCCACGACCGACGACTCGTTCTGGAGGTCGTTGTGCAGACCAAGGCCCTTGGCGGCCAGGTGCTCGCGGACGATCGCGAGCTCCAGGTTGCCCGCGCCGGATCCGCCGACGTCCTCGGGCAGGGCGTAGCGGTAGAACCCGGCGGCATCGGCGAGGTCGCGCATCTGGTCGAGCAGGTCCTCCCAGGCGGCGGAGGGGATGCCGCCGGCCTCCCAGTCGGTGCGCGCCCACTCGCGGCGGTGGTCGAAGAACTGCTGGTGCTGCGCCTGCAGCGGCTCGATCTTCGCCGCGATGAACTCGTCGACCTCCTCGAGGAAGGTCGTCACGCCGGCGGGGAGGGTGAAGTCCATGGTGTCCCGATCGTTTAGGCAATACCGAATGATCGCTAGGGTAAACACTAAACGCTACAGTTGTCGAGGATCTGGCGAAGGCGAGGTGGAGACATGGCGGCAGGCGACACGGTCGAGGAACCGACGTCAGGTGCGGTGCTGCGCGCCGCGCGCACGGCGCGGGGCCTGAGCCTGCGGGCGGTCGCCGAGCAGACCAAGGTCAGCCCGGCGGCACTGAGCCAGTTCGAGACCGGCAAGTCCTCGCTCGCGGCCGAGCGCCTGGCCCAGGTCGCGGCCTTCCTGGGCGTCGAGATCGCGCTGCCGGCGGCAGCTCCGCACACGGAGGTCCCGGCCTTCCAGCACTGGCGCGCGTTCGATCCGCCGGCGTTCGATCCGGTGCTGCGGGCCGCGCTCGAGGTCTTCGTCGAGAAGGGCTACCACGGCGCCTCGATCCGGGAGATCGCCGAGCAGGCCCACCTCTCGGTGGCGGGGATCTACCACCACCACCCGAGCAAGCAGGCGTTGCTCGTGGCGCTCATGGAGTCCGGCATGCACGAGCTGCTCGACCGCAGCGAGGCGGCCCGCGCCGAGGGACACGATCCGCTCGACCGCGTGTGCCTCCTGGTCGAGGCGATCGTGCTCTGCCAGCTGCACCGCCAGCAGCAGGCCTTCCTGGGCGCCTCGGAGCTGCGGTCGCTCACCCCGCCCAACCTCGCCCGCCAGGTCGCGCTCCGCGATCGCCAGCAGGCCATGGTCGAGGGCGAGCTCGTGGCAGCCGTGGAGGCGGGTCAGGTCGAGGTCGCGCGTCCCGACGCCGCGGCCCGGGCCCTCGTCACGATGTGCACCGCCGTCGCCAGCTGGTACCGCCCCGGTGGCGGGATGGACCCGGACGAGGTCGCCGCGCAGTACGTCGAGTACGCCCTGCGCCTGCTGGGTCCCCCGCTCACCCGCTGACCGCGTCCACCCTTCGTGCCCCGATCACGCATGCCCGACCCCCTGAAGGAGAACCCATGAGCCCGAGCCTGAGACTCGCGAACCTCGACTACGACGTGGTCGACCACGTCGCGACGGTGCGGTTCAACCGGCCCGAGAAGCGCAATACGTTCACCAAGCAGATGGCGCTCGACATCGCCGAGGCGTTCGCCGCCTCGGACGCCGACGACGACGTGCGCGTCGTCGTGGTGACTGGCAGCGGGGGGCACTTCTGCGCCGGTGCCGACCTCGAGGCGGCGCTGAGCGGAACGCTGGGCGACAGCGACGAGTTCGCGACGACCGCGGGCGACATCACGGGGGTCGAGCGCGACTCCGGGGGATTCGCGGCGCTGGCGATCGCGCAGTCGCTCAAGCCCGTCGTCGCGGCCGTGTCCGGCTCGGCCGTCGGCATCGGCGCGACGCTGACCCTGCCGATGGACGTGCGGGTCGTCGGTGAGTCGACGCGGTACGGCTTCGTGTTCAACCGGCGGGCGCTCGTGCCGGAGGCCGCCTCGACGTGGTTCCTGCCGCGCGTGGTGTCGCCCGGCAAGGCGATGGAGTGGGTGCTGACGGGTCGCCTGGTCGGCGCCGACGAGGCGCTCACGTCAGGCCTGGCGAACCACGCGGTCGCCGACGACCAGGTCGAGGCGAAGGCGTTCGAGATCGCCCGGGAGATCGCCGACCACACCTCCGCGGTGTCGGTCTCGATGTCGCGCCAGATGCTGTGGCGCGGACTCGAGGTCGACTCGCCCTGGTACGCCCACGCGGCCGAGTCGCGAGCGCTCGCTGAACGGTTCGCGAGCGCCGACCTCGCCGAGGGCATCGGGTCCTTCTTCGAGAAGCGCACCCCGGCGTTCCCGATGACGGTCCCGTCCCAGCTCCCCGACGCTGTCGAGCGCCCCGCGCAGCGTCCGCAGGACGTCTGACCCCGACGCCAGGGGCTGTTCAACCGCAATTCCTCATGATATTAAGACGTGAGGCCGTCAGCGCGACCGGCGGTTTCGCCTCCGGACCGGACGGTGACGTCTGGCCAAGTGTGACGCGCGTCGCACCAGCAGACTGCGCGGATTACGAAAGGGTAACGTTCACCGAATGAACGATGAGATCGAGTCGCAGGCGACCGCGCCTGCCGCCGTCATCGGGGTGGTCCGGGAGACTGCTCCGGGCGAGACCCGGGTCGCCGGAACTCCTGCCACCGTGGTCCAGCTGATCAAGCTCGGCTACCGCGTGGCCGTCGAGACCGGGGCCGGCGCCAAGTCCAGCTTCACCGACGAGGCGTACGCCGAGGCCGGGGCCGACGTCACCGACACGGCCGCCGCCTGGGGCGCCGACGTCGTGCTCAAGGTCAACGCGCCGAGCACGGGCGAGATCGCGCAGCTCAAGGACGATGCGATCGTCGCGAGCTTCATCGCCCCCGCGCTGAACCCGGACCTCCTCGCAGCCCTGTCGCAGCGCTCCATCACCGCCTTCGCGATGGACGCCGTGCCGCGCATCTCGCGCGCGCAGTCGATGGACGTCCTGAGCTCGATGGCCAACATCGCCGGCTACCGCGCCGTCGTCGAGGCCGCCCACGAGTTCGGCCGCTTCTTCACCGGCCAGGTCACCGCCGCCGGCAAGGTCCCGCCCGCCAAGGTCCTCGTGGCCGGCGCCGGCGTGGCCGGCCTCGCCGCGATCGGTGCGGCGTCGAGCCTCGGCGCCATCGTGCGGGCCACCGACCCGCGCCCGGAGGTCGCCGACCAGGTCAAGTCGATCGGCGGCGAGTACCTCAAGGTCGACGTCGACGTCGAGGAGTCGACCGACGGCTACGCCAAGGCCACCAGCGAGGACTACGACCGCCGCGCGGCCGAGATCTACTCCGAGCAGGCCGCTGACGTCGACATCATCATCACCACGGCGCTGATCCCGGGCCGGGCAGCACCGGTCCTGATCACCGAGGCCGACGTCGCGAGCATGAAGGCCGGCAGCGTGCTGGTCGACATGGCGGCGGCGAATGGCGGCAACATCGCCGGCTCGGTCGCGGGCGAGAAGGTCGTCACCGCCAACGGCGTCACGATCATCGGCTACACCGACCTCGCCGGTCGCCTCCCCACGCAGGCCTCGCAGCTGTACGGCACGAACCTCGTCAACCTGCTGAAGCTGCTCACGCCCGGCAAGGACGGCCAGCTCGTCCTCGACTTCGACGACGTCGTGCAGCGCGGCGTCACGGTCGTGCGCGACGGCCAGACCACGTGGCCCCCGCCCGAGGTCAAGGTCTCGGCGGCCCCGGCCGCCGCTCCCGTCAAGGCTCCTGAGCCGGCTCCCGAGAAGCCCAAGGCCACGCCGTTGGCCAAGGGGCTGCTGATCGGCGCCGGCATCCTCGCGCTGTTCCTCGTGAACGCCTTCGCGCCGCAGCCGCTCCCGCAGCACTTCACCGTGCTCGTGCTCTCGATCGTCATCGGCTACTACGTGATCGGCAAGGTGCACCACGCGCTGCACACCCCACTCATGAGCGTGACCAACGCGATCAGCGGCATCATCGTGGTCGGCGCCCTGGTGCAGATCACCAGCGATGACCTCGCGATCCAGCTGCTCGCCTTCATCGCCGTCCTGCTCGCCAGCATCAACGTCTTCGGCGGCTTCGCCGTGACCCGACGCATGCTCAGCATGTTCTCGAAGGGCTGATCCATGACTGTCGAATCCGCCGCAACAGCGGCCTACATCGTCGCGGCGCTGCTCTTCATCCTGAGCCTCGCCGGACTGAGCAAGCACGAGACCGCCCGGTCGGGCGTCGTCTTCGGCATCGCGGGCATGACGATCGCCCTGGGCGCCACGATCATCGCCGCGATCGACGGCGCCGAGGCCCTCGGCATCGTCCTGCTGCTGGTCGCCGTCGCGATCGGTGGTGCGATCGGCCTGTGGCGGGCCCGCATCGTCGAGATGACCGGCATGCCCGAGCTCATCGCGCTGCTGCACAGCTTCGTCGGCCTCGCCGCGGTGCTGGTCGGCTGGAACGGCTACCTCGAGCACGGCTCGTTCCCCTCGCAGTCGCTCGAGGACATCCACAACGCCGAGGTCTTCATCGGCGTCTTCATCGGTGGCGTCACGTTCACCGGGTCGATCGTGGCCAACCTCAAGCTCAGCGCGAAGATCAGCTCCTCGCCGCTGGTGCTGCCGGGCAAGAACCTGCTCAACGTCGGCGCGCTGGTGCTCTTCCTGGCGCTCACGGTCTGGTTCGTCATCTCGCCGGCACTGTGGCTGCTGATCCTGGTCACGATCGTGGCGCTCGCCCTCGGCTGGCACCTCGTGGCCTCGATCGGCGGCGGCGACATGCCCGTCGTCGTGTCGATGCTCAACAGCTACTCCGGTTGGGCCGCGGCGGCCGCGGGCTTCCTGCTCAACAACGACCTGCTGATCGTCACGGGTGCGCTCGTCGGCTCCTCGGGTGCCTACCTGAGCTACATCATGTGCAAGGCGATGAACCGCTCGTTCATCTCCGTCATCGCCGGCGGCTTCGGCATCGAGGCCAAGGGTGGCGACGACACCGAGTACGGCGAGCACCGGGAGATCACCGCGCAGGAGACCGCCGAGATGCTGACGAACGCCACCAGCGTCGTCATCACGCCGGGCTACGGCATGGCCGTCGCGCAGGCGCAGTACCCCGTCGCCGACCTCACCAAGAAGCTGCGCGAGCGCGGCGTCGAGGTGCGCTTCGGCATCCACCCCGTCGCGGGTCGCCTGCCGGGCCACATGAACGTGCTCCTGGCCGAGGCGAAGGTGCCGTACGACATCGTCCTCGAGATGGACGAGATCAACGACGACCTCGCGTCGACGTCGGTCGTGCTCGTGATCGGTGCCAACGACACCGTCAACCCGGCGGCCGCCGACGACCCGAGCAGCCCCATCGCGGGCATGCCCGTGCTGCACGTCTGGGAGTCCGAGAACGTCATCGTGTTCAAGCGCTCGATGGCCGCGGGCTACGCGGGCGTCCAGAACCCGCTGTTCTTCCGCGAGAACACGCAGATGCTGTTCGGTGACGCGAAGGACCGGGTCGAGGACATCATCCGCGCGCTGTGACGCTGGCAACCGCTGGTTGAGGTGTGAGTGCGCTCTGGCGCGCGAGCCTCGAAACCTCCGAGGTTTCGAGGCTCCTCGCTAGAGCTCGTCGCGCCTCAACCAGCGGGTTGTCCGATGCGGGGTGGGTCAGTCGACCTGCATCTCGCCGAGCTCGGACCAGCCGTCGATGTCGAGCACGCCGTTGATGACCTTCGGCGTCTGCTCCAGATAGGGCGGCAGGTCGGTCTGCGCCTGCGTGAAGTGGTCGGAGTTCACGTGCGCGCCCGCGGCGTCGTCGTCGAACGCCTCCAGGAGCACGTACTTCTGCGGGTCGTCGACGCTGCGCGACCACTCGAACCAGTGGTTGCCGGCCTCGGCGCGCGTGGCCTCGGTGAAGGCGCGGGTGATCTCGGGCCAGTTGTCGGCGTGCTCTGGCTTCACGCGGAACGTGGCGGTGATGACGATCATGGGGCCTCCTGAAGCGGTGGGGACGGGGTCGCGCTCAGCCTGTCAGGGGTGGACCAAGCCTGCCCGTCAAGCTGTGGTCGAGCGGAAATCGAGGCCCTTGAGCCGCAGACCGTGGCATGCTGCGACACGTGACACCAGATCGACCCGCATCCGCGACGACGGAGCGATCCTTCTGGATCGGGGACCGTCCGACCTCGCCGTGGCTGTACGGCGTGTGGCTGGCGTGGTGCGTCTGGCAGATCAACCTGGGTCTGGTCGACCAGAGCACGTTCCGGACTTTGGTCCCGGTGGGTTTTCTCGCGTTCGTCGTTCTGATGTGGTGGCTTGAACGAAGGTGGTGGCGTCGCCACGGGGCCATCGAGAGCGATGAGCCTCAGTCGACGACTCCATAAAGTCGGTCGCCCGCGTCGCCGAGGCCGGGGACGATGTAGCCGTTCTCGTCGAGCCGGTCGTCGACGCCCGCCAGCACGAGGTTGACGGGCACGCCGATGCTCTCCAGCTCGCGCTCGATCCGGGCGATGCCCTCCGGCGCGGCCAGCAGGCACACGGCCGTGATGTGGTCGGCACCGCGCTTGACGAGGAACCCGATCGCTGCGGCCAGCGAGCCGCCCGTCGCGAGCATCGGGTCGAGCACGTAGCACTGGCGACCGGACAGGTCGTCCGGCAGGCGCTCGGCGTACGTGTCGGCCTCGAGGGTCTCCTCGTTGCGGATCATGCCGAGGAAGCCGACCTCGGCCGTGGGCAGCAGACGCTGCATGCCCTCGAGCATGCCGAGCCCGGCGCGCAGGATCGGCACGACGAGCGGTCGCGGCTCCGACAGGCGGACGCCCGTGGCTGCGGCGACGGGGGTGTGCACCTCGACGGTCTCGACGCGGACGTCGCGCGTGGCCTCGTAGGCGAGGAGGGTCACGAGCTCCTCGGTGAGCCGACGGAAGGTCGGTGAGTCGGTGCGCTCGTCGCGCAGCACGGTGAGCTTGTGCGAGATGAGCGGATGGTCGGCGACGTGGACCTGCATGGTGCTGAGCGTAGTGCCGGGCGTGGCCCACGTGGGCGCGCGTCGTCTGGGACGATCGGCACATGGATGCCGCCGGTGCGTGGGAGCCCGCGATGCGGCTCGCCCTCGACGAGGCCCGCGGTGCGCTCACGTCCGGTGACGTGCCGGTCGGCGCCGTCGTGCTCGACCCGGCCGGCGAGGTCATCGGCCGCGGTCGCAACACCCGGGAGCGTGACGCCGACCCCACGGGTCATGCGGAGGTCGTCGCGATCCGCGATGCTGCGGCCGCTCGCGGGGAGTGGCGCCTCGAGCACTGCACCCTGGTCGTGACGCTCGAGCCGTGCACGATGTGTGCTGGAGCCGTGGTCGCGTCCCGGGTCGGCACGCTCGTGTTCGGCGCCTGGGACGACAAGGCCGGAGCGGTCGGTTCGCTCTGGGACGTCGTGCGCGACCGGCGACTGAACCACCGCCCGGAGGTCGTCTCCGGCGTGCTGGCCGAGGAGTCGTCGGCTCTCCTGACCGGATTCTTCGCCCAGCACCGCTGACCCGGATCGTCAGGGAACAGGGTCGCGGCGCGGGCGGTTGACGATGGTGTGAGGCTCTCCCTGCTCGACCGCTCGCGCACCCGCGCCGGCCGACCCGAGGCCGAGGGCCTGACCGGCTCGGTCGACCGGGCCGTGCACGCCGAGCAGGCCGGGTACGAGCGATTCTGGGTCGCCGAGCACCACGCCGTGCCCGGCATCGCGAGCGGCGCCCCCGCGGTGCTCCTCGCCGCGATCGGTGCGGCGACTCAGGCGATCCGGATCGGGTCCGGTGGCGTCATGCTGCCCAATCACCAGCCGCTCGTCGTGGCCGAGCAGTTCGCGATGCTGCAGGCGCTCAACCCCGGTCGAGTCGACCTCGGCATCGGCCGCTCGCTCGGCTTCACCGCCCCGGTGCGCGAGGCGCTGCGGCAGGTCGAGGCCGACACCTACGAGGACGACCTTCACGAGCTGCTCGCACTGCTGACCGGTACAGGGGCAGTCACCGTGCACCCCGTCGTCGACCCGGTCGTGCCGGTCTCGCTCCTCGCGACGGGCCGTGGCACCCAGGTCGCGGCGCAGCTGGGGCTGCCGGTCGTGATCGGTGGCCCCGTGCTGTGGGGCGACGACATCGGGCGGGTGCTCGCCGAGTACCGGCGCGACTTCCGGCCGAGCGACCACGCGCGCGAGCCGCACGTGACGGTGTCGCTCGACGTCACCGTGGCCGCCGACGACGCCGCGGCTCGGGACCTGGCGCTGCCCGAGGTCTGGGCGATGGCGCGATCACGCCAGACCGGTGAGTTCCCGCCGCTGGAGTCGGTCGAGGCCATCCGGGCGCAGCCGTGGAACGACCAGCTGCGGCGCCGGGTCGAGAAGGGTCTCGGCCAGGCCGTGGCTGGATCGCCGGCGACCGTGCGGGCAGCGCTCGCGGAGCTCGAGACCCGCACGGGTGCCGACGAGCTCATGGCGTCGACCTCGACCCACGACCGCGACGCGCTCCTGGAGTCGGATCGATTGCTGCGCGACCTCGTGGCGTGAACCGCGAGGACGGTCAGGACGCGGCTGGCGGTGAGGCGGCCGCCGGTACGCGCGTGGCGAGGTCGTAGAGCCGCGACTCGAGGGTCGTGAAGCGGCTCTCCATGGCCACGAAGCGGGTGTCGATCGACGCAAAACCGGCGCGCATCTCGTCGCGGAGGCTGGCCTCGACTCGGTCGATCTTGCTGTCGAGGCCGTCGATGCGGGCGTCGAGCTTGTCGATGCGGACCTCGAGCCGGTCGATGCGGACCTCGAGCCGGTCGATGCGCTCCCCGAGCGTCGCGAGACCGAGGGTCAGGCTGCGGCTCAGATAGGCCACCACGCCCAAGGACGTGGCGAGAAACGTCACGAGAGTGACGAGCTGCTCGGCGTCCACGGTCACCATTCCTTCAGTCTGCAACAGCAGTGGGGCGTTGACCAGCACGCTACGACGGGCCTCGGACGTGCGCCCGCAGTGTCGGCCAGGCCTGTGGACATACGCCGCGTGTGCACCACCGCGGGGGAATACCGCAGGCGATTGAGTAGTTGAAACATGAACTACTACGTGAGAGGCTTGTGCCATGACCAGCATGCAGTTCGGCATCTTCACCGTCGGTGACATCACGCGTGACCCGGTCGCGGGCACGACGATCTCCGAGCACCAGCGCATCAAGAACACCGTCGAGATCGCGAAGAAGGCCGAGGAGGTGGGCCTGGACGTGTTCGCCACGGGGGAGCACCACAACCCGCCGTTCATGTCCTCGAGCCCCACGACGACGCTCGCGCACATCGGCGCGCAGACCGAGAAGTTGCTGCTGACGACGTCGACGACGCTCATCACGACCAACGACCCGGTGCGCCTCGCCGAGGACTACGCGACCCTGCAGCACCTCGTCGACGGTCGCATGGACCTCATGCTCGGCCGGGGCAACACCGCGCCCGTCTACCCGTGGTTCGGCTACGACGGCAGCAAGGCCGTCGAGCTCACGATCGAGCACTACCAGCTGCTGCGCCGCCTCTGGGACGAGGACGTCGTGAGCTGGGAGGGCAAGTTCCGCACCGCGCTGCAGAGCTTCACGGCCACCCCGCGCCCGCTCGACGGCGTCGCGCCGTTCGTGTGGCACGGCTCGATCCGCACCCCCGAGGTCGCCGAGCTCGCCGCGTACTACGGCGACGGCTACTTCGCGAACAACATCTTCTGGCCGAAGGAGCACTACATCCGGCTGATCAACTTCTACCGCCAGCGCTACGCGCACTACGGCCACGGCCAGCCGCACCAGGCGATCGTGGGCCTCGGCGGTCAGTTCTTCATGCGCAAGAACAGCCAGGACGCGGTCAACGAGTTCCGCCCCTACTTCGACAACGCCCCGGTCTACGGCCACGGCCCGTCGATGGAGGACTTCACGGAGCAGACGCCGCTCACGGTCGGCAGCCCGCAGCAGTTCATCGAGAAGACCCTGACGTTCGCCGACTTCTTCGGCGACTACCAGCGCCAGCTCTTCCTC from Aeromicrobium sp. Sec7.5 harbors:
- a CDS encoding enoyl-CoA hydratase-related protein; translated protein: MSPSLRLANLDYDVVDHVATVRFNRPEKRNTFTKQMALDIAEAFAASDADDDVRVVVVTGSGGHFCAGADLEAALSGTLGDSDEFATTAGDITGVERDSGGFAALAIAQSLKPVVAAVSGSAVGIGATLTLPMDVRVVGESTRYGFVFNRRALVPEAASTWFLPRVVSPGKAMEWVLTGRLVGADEALTSGLANHAVADDQVEAKAFEIAREIADHTSAVSVSMSRQMLWRGLEVDSPWYAHAAESRALAERFASADLAEGIGSFFEKRTPAFPMTVPSQLPDAVERPAQRPQDV
- a CDS encoding MsnO8 family LLM class oxidoreductase; protein product: MRLSLLDRSRTRAGRPEAEGLTGSVDRAVHAEQAGYERFWVAEHHAVPGIASGAPAVLLAAIGAATQAIRIGSGGVMLPNHQPLVVAEQFAMLQALNPGRVDLGIGRSLGFTAPVREALRQVEADTYEDDLHELLALLTGTGAVTVHPVVDPVVPVSLLATGRGTQVAAQLGLPVVIGGPVLWGDDIGRVLAEYRRDFRPSDHAREPHVTVSLDVTVAADDAAARDLALPEVWAMARSRQTGEFPPLESVEAIRAQPWNDQLRRRVEKGLGQAVAGSPATVRAALAELETRTGADELMASTSTHDRDALLESDRLLRDLVA
- a CDS encoding CE1758 family FMN-dependent luciferase-like monooxygenase → MQFGIFTVGDITRDPVAGTTISEHQRIKNTVEIAKKAEEVGLDVFATGEHHNPPFMSSSPTTTLAHIGAQTEKLLLTTSTTLITTNDPVRLAEDYATLQHLVDGRMDLMLGRGNTAPVYPWFGYDGSKAVELTIEHYQLLRRLWDEDVVSWEGKFRTALQSFTATPRPLDGVAPFVWHGSIRTPEVAELAAYYGDGYFANNIFWPKEHYIRLINFYRQRYAHYGHGQPHQAIVGLGGQFFMRKNSQDAVNEFRPYFDNAPVYGHGPSMEDFTEQTPLTVGSPQQFIEKTLTFADFFGDYQRQLFLVDHAGLPQKIVLEQLDMLGEVLPTLRAEFDARRPTDVPDAPTHAARVAARDAALAAPVGEQVTA
- the pntB gene encoding Re/Si-specific NAD(P)(+) transhydrogenase subunit beta — its product is MTVESAATAAYIVAALLFILSLAGLSKHETARSGVVFGIAGMTIALGATIIAAIDGAEALGIVLLLVAVAIGGAIGLWRARIVEMTGMPELIALLHSFVGLAAVLVGWNGYLEHGSFPSQSLEDIHNAEVFIGVFIGGVTFTGSIVANLKLSAKISSSPLVLPGKNLLNVGALVLFLALTVWFVISPALWLLILVTIVALALGWHLVASIGGGDMPVVVSMLNSYSGWAAAAAGFLLNNDLLIVTGALVGSSGAYLSYIMCKAMNRSFISVIAGGFGIEAKGGDDTEYGEHREITAQETAEMLTNATSVVITPGYGMAVAQAQYPVADLTKKLRERGVEVRFGIHPVAGRLPGHMNVLLAEAKVPYDIVLEMDEINDDLASTSVVLVIGANDTVNPAAADDPSSPIAGMPVLHVWESENVIVFKRSMAAGYAGVQNPLFFRENTQMLFGDAKDRVEDIIRAL
- a CDS encoding Re/Si-specific NAD(P)(+) transhydrogenase subunit alpha is translated as MNDEIESQATAPAAVIGVVRETAPGETRVAGTPATVVQLIKLGYRVAVETGAGAKSSFTDEAYAEAGADVTDTAAAWGADVVLKVNAPSTGEIAQLKDDAIVASFIAPALNPDLLAALSQRSITAFAMDAVPRISRAQSMDVLSSMANIAGYRAVVEAAHEFGRFFTGQVTAAGKVPPAKVLVAGAGVAGLAAIGAASSLGAIVRATDPRPEVADQVKSIGGEYLKVDVDVEESTDGYAKATSEDYDRRAAEIYSEQAADVDIIITTALIPGRAAPVLITEADVASMKAGSVLVDMAAANGGNIAGSVAGEKVVTANGVTIIGYTDLAGRLPTQASQLYGTNLVNLLKLLTPGKDGQLVLDFDDVVQRGVTVVRDGQTTWPPPEVKVSAAPAAAPVKAPEPAPEKPKATPLAKGLLIGAGILALFLVNAFAPQPLPQHFTVLVLSIVIGYYVIGKVHHALHTPLMSVTNAISGIIVVGALVQITSDDLAIQLLAFIAVLLASINVFGGFAVTRRMLSMFSKG
- a CDS encoding nucleoside deaminase, which gives rise to MDAAGAWEPAMRLALDEARGALTSGDVPVGAVVLDPAGEVIGRGRNTRERDADPTGHAEVVAIRDAAAARGEWRLEHCTLVVTLEPCTMCAGAVVASRVGTLVFGAWDDKAGAVGSLWDVVRDRRLNHRPEVVSGVLAEESSALLTGFFAQHR
- a CDS encoding putative quinol monooxygenase; the encoded protein is MIVITATFRVKPEHADNWPEITRAFTEATRAEAGNHWFEWSRSVDDPQKYVLLEAFDDDAAGAHVNSDHFTQAQTDLPPYLEQTPKVINGVLDIDGWSELGEMQVD
- a CDS encoding acyl-CoA dehydrogenase family protein → MDFTLPAGVTTFLEEVDEFIAAKIEPLQAQHQQFFDHRREWARTDWEAGGIPSAAWEDLLDQMRDLADAAGFYRYALPEDVGGSGAGNLELAIVREHLAAKGLGLHNDLQNESSVVANLPFAHIVHRFGTPDQVAELLEPMISGGAFVGFALTEPDHGSDATWMETRAVRDGDDWVIDGAKRWNSGVNRATHDVVFARTSGSDGDALGITAFVVPMTTPGLEITSYDWTFNMPTDHANVRLDAVRVPDAAILGGEGQGLTIAQAFVHENRIRQAASSLGAAQYCIDRSVARANERITFGQPLSRRQAVQWPLVELQTEAEMVRGLVRKAAWMLDRVDDPIEVSDIVAMANYRANRLVCEAADRAIQVFGGEGYSRNQPFEHIYRHHRRYRITEGSEEIQMRKVAGYLFGFAGPRKVAPPA
- the upp gene encoding uracil phosphoribosyltransferase, which encodes MQVHVADHPLISHKLTVLRDERTDSPTFRRLTEELVTLLAYEATRDVRVETVEVHTPVAAATGVRLSEPRPLVVPILRAGLGMLEGMQRLLPTAEVGFLGMIRNEETLEADTYAERLPDDLSGRQCYVLDPMLATGGSLAAAIGFLVKRGADHITAVCLLAAPEGIARIERELESIGVPVNLVLAGVDDRLDENGYIVPGLGDAGDRLYGVVD
- a CDS encoding TetR family transcriptional regulator, giving the protein MAAGDTVEEPTSGAVLRAARTARGLSLRAVAEQTKVSPAALSQFETGKSSLAAERLAQVAAFLGVEIALPAAAPHTEVPAFQHWRAFDPPAFDPVLRAALEVFVEKGYHGASIREIAEQAHLSVAGIYHHHPSKQALLVALMESGMHELLDRSEAARAEGHDPLDRVCLLVEAIVLCQLHRQQQAFLGASELRSLTPPNLARQVALRDRQQAMVEGELVAAVEAGQVEVARPDAAARALVTMCTAVASWYRPGGGMDPDEVAAQYVEYALRLLGPPLTR